The following DNA comes from Tachypleus tridentatus isolate NWPU-2018 chromosome 9, ASM421037v1, whole genome shotgun sequence.
TTAGCACTACACACACAGGTAGATTAGTATTACTGGACTAGTTAGCACTACACACATCTGTAGATCAGTATTACTGGACTAGTTATAAGCACTACACACACCGGTAGATCAGTATTACTGGACTAGTTGGCACTACACACATCTGTAGATCAGTATTACTGTACTAGACATTAACGTCACACACATCTGTAGATCACTATTACTGGACTAGTTAGCACTACACACATCTGTAGATCAGTATTACTGGACTAGTTAGCACTACACACACCGGTAGATCAGTATTACTGGACTAGTTATTAACACCACACACACCGGTAGATCAGTATTACTGGACTAGTTATTAGCACCACACACATCTGTAGATCAGTATTACTGGGCTAGTTATTAGTACTACACACATCTGTAGATCAGTATTACTGTACTAGTTATTAGCACTACACACACACCTGTGGATCACCATTACTGTACTAGTTATTAGCACTACACACATCTGTAGATCAGTATTACTGGACTAGTTATTAGCACTACACACACCGGTAGATCAGTATTACTGGACTAGTTATTAGCACTACACACATCTGTAGATCAGTATTACTGGACTAGTTATTAGCACTACACACACCGGTAGATCAGTATTACTGGACTAGTTATTAGCACTACACACATCTGTAGATCAGTATTATTAGCACTACACACATCTGTAGATCACTACTACTGTACTACTTATTAGCACCACAAATACCTGTAGATAActattactgtaatatttattaacattgtacACGCATGTATGTAACTATCGATGCAATAGTTATTAGCACTACACACACCTGTAGATCACTAATACTGTATTACTTATTAGCAACACACAGTCAGTGCAAGGCATTAGATAATTTACtctttatatttgttaattacacaatactttcattaatatcgAAAACCAGTTAAATATGTTGTTGGCAAATCCATTTATTGGTTCATCAGTTTGTCAGTTGTTCAAGCTGTTGGTTAATCAGTCTGTCAGTTAATTATGGTGGCGGTTAATAAAACTGTCACTTAATTAGGTTATCGGTTAATCAAATTGTCAATTAATTTGGTTGTATCATgacaaacacaatatttattttccttgttaCCTGTTCTTGGTATTAATGTCCAAGACATAATGGCAACAAAAACTCCACCTACAGCCCAAAATACGAGTAACCAGCTTAAGTGTCGCCCTCTATTCTTCTTTGAAAGAAACTCACTGTAGTAAGTGAAGACTATCGGTAACGAGCCACCTATGctaaagaaattgaaaattgTGAAATTACAAGCACAGATACAAATAACATTAGATTAGAAGTCATGTGATTTTTGGCACGCGCAAGCGGCCGCCATTGCCAAGTGTTGAACTTTTAAAGGCCTCCAGTCAAACCTGGAATAAGGAAATACGATCTCACCTCACAACTCTTGGCCGTTTTCCATCTAAACTAAGCCTTTGAATAACTTtgttatttggttttaataaatttatcaaactaAGATGATCCAATTCTGTTTTCAACTTAGAAATTAATCCAAAAGTCATTCACAAAACACAGATATCTGATATGAAGAATGAGCCGGTTATTAGCCCTGAGAGAACTCTTAAGATTAAAATCTGTTACTTTTCCTCGATGTTTATTATGTGCAATAGAAAAATACACGTATTTTATACTATTCCTAAAGGATAACAGGTGGCGCATCATGACCTTTTATTGTGggttaaagaaaaatgttacttATGTAACTGTACCTTGAACATTCAACATTGTTTAGGTTTAACTGCATCTTGAAAAATCAACACTCGTGACTTGGCTCATCATCACTAAAGTCAATAAATTCACAGTATGATGCTTCCAAGACATCGATATTCAGTCTATTTCCATCAAAGCCTCAAGTCTGGGTAATgcactcttcatcttttaatcggtttgacaccttgtcgtaggagcgacaacaaacgcactctctcctggtt
Coding sequences within:
- the LOC143226973 gene encoding synaptic vesicle glycoprotein 2A-like is translated as MIGGLVWGSLADKIGRRRTLLSSLTTNAVFSIITAFMPTYGLFMVTRLCSGIGIGGSLPIVFTYYSEFLSKKNRGRHLSWLLVFWAVGGVFVAIMSWTLIPRTGNKENKYCVCHDTTKLIDNLINR